A region from the Dehalococcoides mccartyi CG5 genome encodes:
- a CDS encoding HVO_2922 family protein: protein MASKFELFKDKKGEFRWRLVASNGQTIADSGEGYTTHANAINGIESVKKNAPVAAIVDLSQT, encoded by the coding sequence ATGGCGTCCAAATTTGAACTTTTCAAAGACAAAAAGGGCGAGTTCCGCTGGAGATTGGTAGCCAGCAACGGGCAAACAATTGCTGATTCGGGTGAAGGGTACACCACCCATGCCAATGCAATCAACGGTATTGAATCCGTTAAGAAAAATGCACCTGTGGCCGCGATTGTAGACCTTAGCCAGACATAA
- a CDS encoding alpha/beta fold hydrolase, translating into MTAENEFAPQIARLPGVDLSYREAGTGPVLVFMHAGITDSRSWYNQLTEFAKDYHVIAPDMRGYGQSVITDDIFNYYRDVLELLHLLRIDKVVLVGNSVGGTYALDLALLHPDMVTGLVLVDACMRGYRNTDEKFLDLDRQLDELISLGQKSKAIELYLQIWLAGTGRTSADIDKTLYRLCKKMLEENYLAVVGGKREQRLKRPQSEDYLSLKIPALVLVGEHDVPDMHTIGERFSKSIPRASFQEIKQAGHLPALEKPAVFNNLLREFLQQNGL; encoded by the coding sequence ATGACAGCTGAAAACGAATTCGCACCTCAAATTGCCCGCCTGCCGGGAGTAGATTTATCCTACAGGGAAGCAGGTACCGGCCCGGTGCTGGTCTTTATGCATGCCGGCATTACAGACAGCCGTTCCTGGTATAACCAGCTGACCGAATTTGCCAAAGACTATCACGTAATTGCACCGGATATGCGCGGTTACGGGCAGAGTGTTATTACCGATGATATTTTCAACTATTACCGTGACGTGCTGGAGTTGCTGCATCTTTTGCGTATAGACAAAGTTGTGCTGGTGGGCAACTCGGTGGGGGGTACTTATGCGCTGGATTTGGCTCTTCTCCACCCGGATATGGTTACCGGACTGGTATTGGTAGACGCTTGCATGCGCGGGTATCGCAATACAGACGAAAAATTTCTGGACCTTGACCGCCAGTTGGATGAGCTGATTTCACTTGGTCAAAAATCTAAAGCTATAGAACTTTACCTCCAGATTTGGCTGGCGGGTACCGGCAGGACAAGTGCGGATATAGACAAAACACTATATCGTTTGTGTAAAAAAATGCTGGAAGAAAACTATTTGGCGGTAGTTGGCGGCAAGCGGGAGCAGAGGCTTAAACGCCCTCAATCCGAAGATTATCTGAGCCTAAAAATACCTGCACTGGTGCTGGTGGGGGAACATGATGTTCCTGATATGCATACCATTGGAGAACGTTTTAGCAAGTCAATTCCGCGGGCGTCTTTTCAGGAAATAAAACAGGCCGGGCATCTGCCGGCTCTGGAAAAACCGGCTGTGTTTAACAACTTGCTTAGGGAGTTTTTGCAGCAAAACGGTCTCTAA
- a CDS encoding replication-associated recombination protein A → MPERIMDLFDAGAEKLKKSQSPLAARMRPETLAEFVGQSHLIGEGRALRLSLESDKIPSLIFWGPPGSGKTTLANIIAHSLDAHFSALSAVSAGVADLRRVVEEARERLKLYHRRTILFIDEIHRFNKSQQDAILPYVEDGTVVLIGATTENPSFEVNSALLSRAQVYVLNSLSEKEISVILKRSLEGENGLGNYHARLLEEAEKHISSFAQGDARIALNILELAVMTTLPDKDGWRVVGLPQVEDAAQKKSLRYDKSGEQHYDLISALHKTMRGSDPDAAIYWLGRMLEVGEDPLYIARRVIRFATEDVGLADPQGLVIAMAAQQAVHFLGMPEGKLALAEAVIYLAGAPKSNSVYVAYTNVQKEIARNPQADVPLHLRNAPTGLMKDLGYGKDYKYAHDYQNHFVKQQNLPEVIKDHRFYTPGKIGYELNILNRLRAWWGNAKAEASTGENQDDS, encoded by the coding sequence ATGCCGGAAAGAATTATGGATCTTTTTGATGCCGGGGCTGAAAAACTAAAGAAAAGCCAGTCTCCGCTGGCTGCCAGAATGCGTCCGGAAACTTTAGCGGAATTTGTCGGGCAAAGCCACCTGATAGGTGAAGGGCGTGCCCTCAGACTTTCGCTGGAGAGTGACAAAATACCTTCGCTTATTTTTTGGGGACCGCCGGGTTCAGGCAAAACTACTCTGGCTAATATAATTGCCCACAGTCTGGATGCCCATTTTTCAGCTCTCAGCGCTGTTTCTGCTGGAGTGGCTGATTTGAGGCGGGTAGTAGAGGAAGCGCGTGAACGCCTGAAACTTTACCACAGGCGGACTATCCTCTTTATAGATGAAATCCACCGCTTCAACAAGTCTCAGCAGGATGCCATTTTACCGTACGTGGAAGATGGCACAGTGGTGCTAATAGGTGCTACTACCGAAAATCCTTCGTTTGAGGTAAATTCCGCTCTTCTCTCCCGTGCCCAAGTGTATGTTCTAAATTCTCTTTCCGAAAAAGAGATATCGGTTATCTTGAAGCGGTCTTTGGAAGGCGAAAATGGTTTGGGCAACTACCATGCCAGATTGCTTGAGGAAGCAGAAAAGCATATAAGCAGTTTTGCACAGGGTGATGCCCGTATAGCTTTAAATATACTGGAACTGGCGGTTATGACGACTTTGCCGGACAAAGACGGTTGGCGGGTAGTTGGTTTGCCTCAGGTTGAGGATGCCGCCCAGAAAAAAAGTCTGCGTTATGATAAAAGCGGTGAACAGCACTACGACCTGATTTCAGCCCTGCATAAAACCATGAGGGGTTCTGACCCGGATGCGGCTATATATTGGCTGGGCAGGATGCTGGAAGTGGGAGAAGACCCCCTGTATATTGCCCGCAGGGTAATCCGTTTTGCTACCGAAGATGTGGGTCTGGCTGACCCGCAGGGGCTGGTGATAGCCATGGCCGCCCAGCAGGCAGTTCATTTTCTGGGTATGCCTGAAGGCAAACTGGCACTGGCTGAAGCGGTTATTTATCTGGCAGGTGCTCCAAAGAGCAACTCGGTATATGTAGCCTATACTAACGTTCAGAAGGAAATAGCCCGTAACCCTCAGGCTGACGTGCCCCTTCACCTTCGTAATGCTCCTACAGGTCTGATGAAAGATTTGGGTTACGGCAAAGATTATAAATATGCCCATGATTACCAGAACCACTTTGTGAAACAGCAGAACCTGCCGGAAGTTATCAAAGACCACCGTTTTTATACTCCGGGTAAAATAGGTTATGAACTGAATATATTAAACAGGCTGCGTGCCTGGTGGGGGAATGCCAAAGCTGAAGCAAGTACAGGAGAAAACCAAGATGACAGCTGA
- the amrB gene encoding AmmeMemoRadiSam system protein B, whose protein sequence is MLRQASAAGRYYPASKEKIRSVITPMEVKGIAKERYLGAVMPHAGYPYSGGVAMAVGSRLDLPETAIILGPSHTGIGAEYAIMASGIWQTPMGEVEIDSPLAHSIMKYCRHIKADPSAHQYEHSIEVQIPMLQYFKPDIKIVPITVSFGKSETLADIGYGIASALRETGREAIIIASSDMTHYESQSDAHLKDSLALDAIIKLDAAEMLERIQQNHITMCGYAPVAAMLTAVKEMGAKRARVVAYQTSGDVTHHLDQVVGYAGLVVEQTEESPQVALARAAVETFVREKKVITPSAEISAELSGEAGVFVSLKKLGELRGCIGTFEAHFDNIADEIVSNAVSSAARDPRFEPVAEWELPLLSYSVDVLTPPQPVEDTNSLDAKKYGVIVESGHLRGLLLPDLEGVDTPSEQISICRQKAGITADAPVKLYRFEVKRYH, encoded by the coding sequence ATGTTAAGACAAGCGTCTGCGGCAGGACGTTATTATCCGGCCAGCAAAGAAAAAATCCGTTCGGTTATAACCCCTATGGAAGTGAAAGGGATTGCTAAGGAACGGTATTTGGGTGCGGTTATGCCCCATGCCGGCTATCCGTATTCAGGGGGAGTCGCCATGGCGGTAGGCTCCCGTTTAGACCTGCCTGAAACCGCTATCATACTTGGCCCCAGCCATACGGGCATAGGGGCGGAATATGCCATTATGGCTTCAGGCATTTGGCAGACCCCCATGGGAGAGGTGGAAATAGACTCTCCGCTGGCACACTCCATTATGAAATACTGCCGCCATATAAAGGCCGACCCGTCCGCCCACCAGTATGAACATTCCATAGAGGTACAGATACCTATGCTCCAGTATTTCAAGCCTGATATCAAGATTGTGCCTATTACTGTTTCCTTCGGCAAGTCTGAAACGCTGGCGGATATAGGGTATGGCATTGCCAGTGCCCTCAGGGAAACCGGGCGTGAAGCTATAATAATTGCATCTTCAGATATGACCCATTATGAGTCTCAGTCAGATGCCCACCTGAAAGACAGTTTGGCGCTGGATGCTATTATCAAGCTGGATGCCGCTGAAATGCTGGAAAGGATACAGCAAAACCACATAACTATGTGCGGTTATGCCCCGGTAGCGGCCATGCTTACGGCCGTAAAGGAAATGGGGGCTAAGCGGGCCAGAGTGGTGGCTTACCAGACCAGCGGTGATGTCACCCATCATCTGGACCAGGTAGTGGGGTATGCCGGGCTGGTTGTTGAGCAAACTGAAGAATCCCCCCAGGTAGCACTGGCCAGAGCGGCGGTGGAGACTTTTGTCAGAGAGAAAAAGGTTATTACCCCTTCAGCCGAAATATCCGCTGAACTTTCCGGAGAAGCCGGTGTATTTGTTTCCCTCAAGAAACTGGGTGAACTTCGGGGGTGCATAGGTACTTTCGAAGCTCATTTTGATAATATTGCAGATGAGATTGTCTCAAACGCGGTAAGTTCTGCCGCTAGAGACCCCCGTTTTGAACCCGTGGCTGAGTGGGAATTGCCGCTTCTCAGTTACAGTGTTGATGTGCTCACCCCGCCCCAGCCAGTGGAAGATACAAATAGTCTGGATGCCAAAAAGTACGGGGTAATAGTGGAAAGCGGACATCTGCGGGGGCTGTTATTGCCTGATTTGGAGGGAGTTGACACCCCGTCAGAGCAGATATCCATCTGCCGCCAGAAGGCAGGCATAACGGCTGATGCACCGGTAAAACTTTATCGCTTTGAAGTGAAAAGATACCACTGA